From Solibacillus sp. FSL W7-1464:
GAGGACAACGGATTGCTCGAATAAATTTTCGCGCTCCATAATTTCAATGTTTTTCAGTGCAACCGCACATGCGACCGGTGAACCGCCGAATGTATTAATGTGACGGAAAAATTCATATTCCCCGTTCGCCACAAACTGCTCATAAATTTCACGGCGGATGGCAGTTGCTGATAATGGCATGTAGGCACTTGTTAACCCTTTAGCCATCGTCACAATATCCGGTTTAATGCCGTAGTTCTGGAATCCGAATGCTGTACCCGTACGTCCGAAACCATTGATTACTTCGTCAACGATCAGCAGCGCACCATGTTTTTCGCACACTTCCTTTACGCCTTTCAAGTAATCCTCATTCGGCATGATGACACCGCCACCTGTAATGATCGGCTCCATAATCACAGCAGCGATCGTTTCGGACATTTCCCAAGTCATCACCTGGTCTATGTTCTTCACACTTGGCAATGTCGTTGCATCGCCGTTGACTGCTTCTTCCGGATTCCGGTACTGGTCAGGTGGTGCTACATGTAAAAAGCCGGGTGCTAGCGGCTCGTATTTATATTTGCGCTGCGCTTGGCCGGTTGCTGCCAATGCGCCCATTGAACTTCCATGATAAGCACGGTAGCGGGAAATGATTTTATAGCGGTTCGTATCACCTTTTTGCTGATGATATTGTCTTGCCACTTTAAACGCCACTTCATTTGCTTCCGATCCGCTGTTCGAATAGAAGACAACATATTCGTCACCAAGCAGCTCACTGATTTTCTGGCTCAGTAAAATGGCCGGTGTATGCCCATTCGTTAACGGTGTATATGAATTTTTAAGCATTTGCTCGTAAGCTGTGTCGGCAATCTCCTTACGACCATAACCAATATTCGTACACCAAAGCCCTGCCATTGCATCCAAATATTTATTGCCATCGATGTCTGTCAGCCAAGCCCCTTCCGCTCGTTCAACGATAAATGTTGCTTCAGGGTTATAAGGTTTCATCGAATGCCATACATGTTTTTCGTCATTTGCTTTCCAGTTATACTCTACATATTGGCTCATGCATTTCCCTCCTACATTCCTAAACTCTATTTCTATTTTCGCTCATTGGAAGATTAAGGGCATTATACATAGTGTCAAATGGATGTTTGCATCGATTTCACATTTAGCAAAGAGTTGTTCTCACCGGGCAAGAGGTTGATTTCCTTTCCGGGTAGGACGCTTTCCGCGGGCACGGCGTGAGGCCAACACGATGTTGGTCACAAAAGCGTTGCCACAGGACGTGGCGCTCTTAGCTTTTGTTCCCAAGTCTCAGACGTCTCGCTATTCCCGCAGGAGTCGCCTCCCCTCCATTCCAATCAACCTGTTTCACATTTATTCGCGTCATCATCATTCACTACTCTAAACCTTCACACCCTCATAATAATTATGCTTCGTCATGAGCAGCATGATCTCAAGACAGAGACGGTTTTCGTACTTCATAAAATCATTGCCGATAATCTGCTCCACCTTTTCCAGGCGGTGATAAAGGGTTTGGCGGACGATGAACAGCTTTTCGGCCGTTTCCTTTTTTAGTCCGTTACACTGAAAAAACACATCGAGCGTTTGGATCAGATTCGCGTTGTGCTTGCTGTCATAATGGCTAAGCTTTTCGATTTTTTCCTTTGCTGCCTGCATGAGACTGTTGTTGTTTTGCAGAACTTTCACCATATGGTACAGCACAAGTTCATCATAAAAATACGAATGCTCCATATGCTTCATCCGGATCTGCAACGTTTCCTGCGCTGTTTGATAGCTTTCTTTCAATTCATTGTAATGCGAAACATACTTCCCGACCGCGATCAGCATGTCCTGTTTATTTTGCTGGATCACCTCATTCACCACGCGGTTCATCCGCTCTTTATATGTAGCTCCCTGCGCCAGGTCATTTACGATGAAAATCAAATATTGGGACTGCTCGACTATAAATGTGTAAAACCCTTCCTTCTGCAGTGCCTGACGAAGATTGATTTTATAGTTCGTTAAATCTTTTTTCGCATTTTTCCTTCTCAGCTGATGTATCATAACCATCCAGCCATTATGCTTCAGCTTCTGATCGATCTCTTCGATAAAATAAAGCAGCTCATCATCGCTGTTTTCACCTTCAAGCCACTTTTCGAAGAACTTTCGGTTTTCGCTTTCCAATTTTTCTTCAATATATAAATCTCTTAAAATAAACTGTGACAGTGTGACAACAGTGCGGTCCAAAATAAGCAAATCCAACTCAGTCATTTCTCTTTTTTCCGAGTATATATAGACCGTACCGTACAATTGATCAAATAAATTCACTTCAATCTTCGCTTTATGTTTGGCACCTAAACGATCGATATACTTTTTGCAATTTTCAATCTTTTTATCCGGGATTGCGAGACTCGTACCTTTTTTCACATCAAAATAAATATCCACGTTCAAATACTTTTGCATATACTGCAAAATCTTTACTTTGTCGTTCACCTTCAAAACATAATTGTTGATCTTCTGGGAATAATCTTCGAGCTGCCTTAAAATATCGTATTGCTGATGAATGATTGCTGTATGCAAATCTTGTGTAATGCCGACGAACGGGACAATCTCCTGAAAAACGATGAGCGGAAAATCCAGTTCATCCGCCAGACTGATCACACTTTCCGGAACCGTTTGAATGTACATACCCAGCTCTATACAAAGCCCGGCTACATGTAATTCGCTAAGCTGCTTTACAAAATTCAAAAAACCTTGTTCATTATCCTTTAAAGTGACGCCCGTTGTCAGAATGAGCTCATTACCCCTTATTAGCTGCTTCACATCGGTTACTTCCAATATATGAATCCATTTGATCGCATGATTTAACCCGGTTTGACCTGCGACGACCTTCGCTGATTCAAAGTATTTTCGATTTAGAACTTCTTTTACGGTTAACATAAGCAGCCCCCTATCATTAACAATTCGTCCATACAATTATTGTAACATTTTACATTAAGTATATATTAATTTGTTATATGCTAGTGCTAATGTTTATATATTATTGAATTTAAGGGGGACCTTTATGTTAAAAACAAATCGCGAAAGACTTCAAAACACGATTGATTTATTCAGCAAATTTGGGGCAACAGAAAATAATGGTGTCACACGTTTAAGCCTATCTCCCGAAGATATTCTTGCGCGCAACAAATTCAAGGAAATTTGCGAACAGCTTGGTATGGTCGTAACAGTTGATGATATGGGCACTATGTACGCAACACTTCCTTCCAACTCCGATAATTTACCGATTGTCATCGGCTCACACTTGGATTCAGTCATTAAAGGCGGACGCTTCGATGGAGTGCTAGGTGTTTTAACTGCACTGGAAGCTGTCCAAACGATTATCGATGAAAAACTCGAACTGAATCACCCTATCACGATTGTAAACTTCACAAATGAAGAAGGTGCACGTTTTGAACCGTCTTTAATGGCTTCAGGTGTTCTTTCAGGGAAATTCGAAAAGGAAAAGATGCTCGCTTCAACTGATCGTGAAGGGGTAACATTTGAACAAGCCTTGAAAGAAAGCGGCTATGAAGGCGACGTTGCAAACCGTCTGACAGAGGCACATGCCTATTTGGAGCTTCATATCGAACAAGGTCCCGTGCTGGAACATTACAAAAAAGAGATCGGTGTCGTGGAAGGCGTCCTTGGCATGGTATGCTATGACATCACATTAACCGGCGAATCGAACCATGCGGGCACTACCCCTATTTCCATGCGGAAAGACAGTATGTTCGCCGCGATGCAAATCATTTCAATTCTGCAAAATAAACTAAAACAGCTTCCTGAAGATCTTGTTTATACAATCGGGCGCATCAATGCCTATCCGAATATTCATACGGTCATTCCGAGTAACGTAACATTCTCGCTGGAATCCCGCCACCAGGACCCGGCAGTCATTCAGCAAGTGGAGCAAATTATTTCTGATCTGCCAAAAGAAATCGAAAATTGCGAGTTGAGCTATGAAAAGCTATGGAGCCGGGATACGGTGTATTTCGCACCGGAAGTTGTTCATGCCGTTGCAGCAAGCACAGAGGAACTGGGCTATTCACGCCATCATATGTTCAGCGGTGCCGGCCACGATGCTCAATTTATCGCCGGATACATTCCTTCAACCATGATTTTCGTTCCAAGCGAGAAAGGCTATAGCCACCGCGAAGATGAATATACATCCTATGAAGAATGTTCAAAAGGCGCGGATGTCCTTCTGAATGCGGTATTGAAAGTAGCCGAATCTTCAGTTTCACCCGTAAAGTCTGCTAGTGTAAAGTAAAGGTTTTTATGATGAAATCAATAGTTTTGCCCTCCTCTTCTTATTAGGTGAACATACTATATGGTACCTACTAAAAGGAGGTGGGATGATGAGACGTCCTGCAATGGGGTTCTGCTTCCCTGGCTACCGCTACTGTGGACCGGGATGCACTGGACCTGGTGCACCAACGAATGCAGTCGATAATTGCTGTCTGAACCACGATGCCTGCTATGCATACGGATACGACAAACGATATTGTGACGCAATTTTCCAGCAATGTTTAAATCAATACAAAAACCCCTCAACAAAAATGGGGAGGGACGCAAATTTATTCTCTCGAGCAATTCGGTTAAAGAACTTTCTAATATAAACTAAAACACAGGCATGAATTCCTTTTCAAAAGGTTCCATGCCTGTGTTTTCAATTAATTAATCAATCTTCTGACCTGTAATTTCTTCTAATTTACCGTTTTCTTTAATTTTTGCCAGGCCTTCATTTAAACGGTCCACTAACTCCTTGTTCCCCTTTTTCACCATGAAGCCGTAATACTCTTTCTCGAACTGATCTGACTCAATCGCTTTTAGCCCTGAATTCGGATTGTTCTTTAAGTACTCGATTACTACGGCATTATCGCCAAACGCCGCGACTGTTGCACCATTGATTACTTCCTGGAATGCAACTGGCTGATTTTCATAAGCTAAAATTTTTGAACTTGATTTCCCTTGCAGGTTTTGGGCTGCAATATGGCCTGTCGTATTAATTTGAACAGAGATTTTCTGATCTTTTAACTCATCCAATGTTTCAATTGTTGAATCTTCTTTCACAACAATCATCAATGACGCTTCATAATATGGATCTGTGAAGTCATACGTTTCTTTACGCTCATCTGTAATTGTAATGCCTGATGCACCTAAATCCAGTTCACCGTTCGTAATTTGTTGGAATACCGGCTCCCAGCCTACATTTCGGAATTCAATTTCCGAACCGATTTCTTCACCGATTGCATTCATAATATCAACATCGATTCCGACAATCTCACCTTTGTCATTCATCGATTCAAATGGGGCAAATGTTGCTTCTGTTCCGACTAATAGCTTTTTACCGCCACCTTCTCCGGATGTTGCACTTCCTGAAGTTTCGTCGTCTGCCGCACCGCATGCGGCTAAAATGATCGTTAATGCCATTAGCAGCATCGTTGTTAAAAGTTTCTTTGTTTTGAGCATTATAAAGCCCCCTCTATTTTTGTTAAGATTATACATTTTTTAGCAGAGTCACACAATATGCAATTCTAAATCTTCTGATAGTTTATGATATAAAAATCCCTAAACAATTTATGCTACTAAAATCTTCACGGCTCATATAGGGTTGATTTCCATTTCGGGTCGGACGCTTTCCGCGGGCACGGCTCCTCTGCATTCCAATCAACGCGTTTTAAATCTATTTGCATTCTACTCCAATTAGTAAGAAGCAAAAAACTATCTTCTACTACTCATCATAATAGAAGATAGTTTCCCTGCTCTTATAGAACTTTTCCTAAAAAGGCTTTTGTACGTTCATTTTGCGGGTTGCCGAATACTTCATCCGGGTGGCCTTGTTCTACGATATAGCCGCCATCCATAAACAGTACACGGTCGCCTACTTCACGTGCGAAGCCCATTTCATGTGTTACGACAACCATTGTCATCCCTTCTTTTGCAAGGTTCTTCATTACTTCCAGAACTTCTTTCACCATTTCCGGGTCAAGGGCTGACGTTGGTTCGTCGAACAGCATCACTTTCGGCTTCATCGCCAACGCGCGGGCAATCGCTACACGCTGCTGCTGACCGCCTGATAACTGCTGCGGATAGTTATATGCTTTTTCACGCAAACCGACCTTATCCAATAGCTCCAGTGCCAGTTTTTCGGCAACGGCTTTGTTCAGTTGGCGAATTTGCATTGGAGCCATCGTAATATTATCAATGACCGACATATGCGGGAATAAGTTGAACTGCTGAAACACCATTCCTACTTCTGTACGGATCTCGTTAATATTTGTTTTCGGATCATTAATTTTAGTACCTTCAATATAGATTGCACCATCCGTTACTTCTTCCAGCAAGTTCATGCAGCGAAGAAACGTTGATTTCCCGGAACCTGATGGCCCGATAACACAAACTACCTCTTTTTCACGCACTTCATAATCGATCCCTTTTAACACTTCGAGCTTGCCAAAATGCTTGTGTAAGTTTTCTACTTTAATCATTTACGCGCGCTCCTTTTTCTTACGTGGGTTGTAATTGATATCAACTCGTTTTTCGATAAATGCAATGAGCTTCGTTACAGCATACGTCAATACAAGGTATAGGAACGCCGCGAATAAATACGGCTCCCAGAAACGCTGATACGTTCCGGCTACAACTTTACTTACGTATAAAATTTCGGCTCCGGCGATTACCGTTACAAGTGAAGAATCTTTTAACAGTGCGATAAATTCATTCCCTAAAGGTGGAATCATACGACGAAACGCCTGAGGTAAAATAACTTTGCGCATCGCCTGTCCCTGTGTTAAACCTAAAGACCTTGCAGCTTCCATTTGCCCTTTGTCGATCGACTGGATCCCCGCACGGAAAATTTCTGCATTGTATGCGGCACTGTTTAAAATCAGGCCGACAATACCCGATACCCACCAACCTTGTGATGTTCCAAAAATAGTCGGAATAACAGCTAAGTGAATTAATAATAATTGTACGAGCATTGGCGTACCACGGAATACGTCGACATATATTTTAGCCGGCCAGTAAATCCATTTTTTTGTTGAAACTTGGCCTAATCCTAAAACCAGACCGAATATAATACCACCAATATAACCACATGCTGTTAAAACAATAGTCGCCCAAAGTCCTTTTGCATATAGTTCACGGTAGTTCCAGATTATATCCCAACGGAAAAAATCAAAAAAATCCATCTGAAACCCTCCAATAAATTAAAATGTAGCTTATTCGATTTCCGTACCTGTAATTTCAGCTAACTTGCCGTTGTCTTTAATTTTTTGAAGACCTTCATTTAAAATGTCCAATAGCTCTTTGTTGCCCTTTTTCACCATAAAGCCGAAGTAGTCTTTTTCAAATGAAGTATCTTCGACCGCTTTTAAGCCTGAATCAGGATTGTTTTCAAGGTAATCCAGAATTACTGCGTTATCACCGATAGCAGCATCCGCAGCGCCTGTAAGCACTTCTGTTAATGCAACAGAGAAGTTTTCATAAGCTAAAATCTTCGAGCTTGCAACACCTTGCAGTTCCTGTGCGGCGATATGTCCTGTCGTATTAATCTGTACCGCGATTTTTTTGTCTTTAATATCTTCTAATGATGCCACTGTCGAACCTTCTTTTGTCACGATCAATAAAGTCGCTTCATAGTAAGGATCTGTAAAGTCATATGATTCTTTACGCTCATCTGTAATTGTAATAGCCGCTGCACCCATATCCACTTCACCAGTTGTTACTTGGCTCATCATTGAATCCCAGCCTACATTCTTTACTTCTGTTTCAATCCCCATTTCTTCGCCGATCGCTGCTAAAATCTCTGAATCCAACCCGACAACATTACCTTTATCATCTAAGTATTCGAATGGTGCATATGTAGCTTCCGTACCTGCAACAATTTTCTTATATTCTTTATCACCTGTTGATGAAGATTCGTCCGCTCCACACGCTGTTAAAATCATAGAAGCTGCTGCTAAAGGTGCTGCCCATTTAAATAGTTTTCTAGTACTCATTATGAATATCCTCCTGGATGTAGTAGTTTTTTTATTAATAACATGTTCAATTATATTAATTCCACAATTAATATACAACATTTAATTTTTAAAAAATTGATTATTATTGCAGTATGATGAATTAATATAACAAAATTAACGGTATATTTGCATATAATTTAATATTTATTCACTTAATTGTTATTTCATTTTTGTATCCCCCTCTTAAAAAGGCGCCCATTCCATTACATATATTCCCTGTTTTTTATAATATATGTTAATTAACTAAAGAATTTTTACTAAAAAAAAAAGACTGCACAAGAGGAACTCCCTCTCATACAGCCTTGGAAATATTATTTAGTCAGAGAACGAATGAAGGATAAAAAGAACCGGTACAGTGATTCCTTCTATCCTACTAAAACTTCATTCTCTACTGCAAAAAAACCTCAGATGATTTTTTGCAATTGATATTGAAACGTATATTAAAACAGTAAAATGGTGCCCTCTAGAGGACATGATAATATAGTATACCTAGCTACTATTGTGAAAACACAACATTTAATAATGTACTAATTTTCATCATATATTACAAGTAGGAAATGTGCTTTTTTATAAACAAATTTAATTTTTTAATTGAAGAGCGTTTAAATTAGATTGGATTCGGAAACTTATAGTGTAGCGTCAAAAATAAACTGTAGAAAAATGGAAGAGAAAGATTATTTTAACTTCATGTTGACCAATAATAATCTTTAAAAAGAAAGCGCCCTCGGAGGGAATCGAACCCCCAGCCTCAGAACCGGAATCTGAAGTGTTATCCATTACACCACGAGGACATATAAATAAGTATATGAGCAACTTTTTTCATTATACAGATGGAACCCCTTATTTTCAACTGTAAAAATCAGAGTTTATATTTGACCATAACTGACTAATACGTGTATGATAGGTTTACAGCTGAAATATTTGTCAATTTCAGCAAAAGTTATCGAATATAAGCTTTAACAAAGGGAGGATTTTTCAATGAACTTAATTCCTACAGTTATTGAACAAACAAACCGCGGCGAACGTGCATATGACATTTATTCACGTTTACTTAAAGACCGCATCATTTTATTAGGTAGTGGGATTGACGATAATGTTGCGAACTCAATCGTAGCACAGCTATTATTTTTAGAAGCTGAAGATCCAGATAAAGATATCTACCTATACATTAACTCACCAGGCGGCTCTATCACTTCAGGTATGGCAATCTACGATACGATGAACTTCATCAAACCTGATGTATCAACTATCTGTATCGGTATGGCTGCTTCAATGGGTGCATTCCTGCTTTCTGCTGGTGCAAAAGGCAAGCGTGTTGCATTACCAAACGCAGAAGTGATGATCCACCAACCACTTGGCGGAGCACAAGGTCAGGCAACAGAAATCGAAATCGCTGCAAAACGTATTTTACACTTACGTGAAAAATTAAACCGCATCATGGCAGAAAACAGTGGCCAAGATTACGAAACGTTAGCACGCGACACAGATCGTGACAACTTCATGTCTGCACAGCAAGCATTAGAGTACGGTCTTATCGATAAAATTTATGAGCGTAACCAATTAAAATAATCGATCCATCCAAGCATACAAGATTCGTCTTGTATGCTTTTTTGTGTTCAAAAAATAAGCACAGCCGTTCATATACTGAACAGCTGTGCTTTTGTCTTGCAAATAAAATTCATTATCGCGTTATATTTATTGCTTAAATAATATGTTTGTCCACGTCCAGAATAAAGCACCAACTCCTTGCACCCTTTCGGTCCCTCATGCAAAAGTGGTGGAGCGTTTACTTTTGCATCGGGCCCTCCAATGGTTTGAGGAGTTGAACGGGCGCTTTATCCTTTTGCTTTAATCCGCTTTTTCAATTAGAAGTTGTAGTGCGTTGATTGCTTTTTCTTCGTCATGGCCGTCTGCCCATAATGTGACAACCGTGCCTTTTGCAACGGCAAGGCTCATAATGCCCATGATCGACTTTGCATTCACTTTTTTCGTATCTTTTTGTAAATAGACATCTGCTTTATAACGATTCGCCTCTTGGACGAACAAAGCTGCCTGTCTTGCTTGTAAGCCCGATTTTAATTTAACTTCTACTTGTTTTTCAATCATGTTGAAATACTCCCTTTCACAACCGTTCATCGCTTCTAAGTTCATCTTATCGAAATTATCCGAAAAGAACAACAATTGGAAACATCTTTTATGAAATCGTTACCAATTTTCTCTATTACACTACGGAATACTTACCCTTATGCTTAAGTGGCTTTAAATATTCTCTCCACGGCGAAGCGCATCCGCGATTTCATCGATTTTGCGCAAACGGTGATTGACGCCTGATTTGCTGACAACGCCAGTCGAAACCATTTCGCCAAGCTCTTTTAACGTCACATCCTGATATTCCACACGGAGACGTGCAATTTCCCGCAGTTTTTCCGGCAGCTGATCAAGGCCCATTGCATTATCGATATAGCGGATATTTTCCACTTGCCTCAATGCAGCGCCAATTGTTTTATTTAAGTTGGCTGTTTCACAGTTTACGATACGATTTACACTGTTGCGCATATCTCTTATAATCCGTACATCCTCAAACTTCAGCATTGCCTGCACGGCACCGACTAAATTCATAAAATCCGAAATTTTTTCGGCTTCTTTTAAATATGTGACAAAGCCTTTTTTACGTTCGATTGTTTTCGCATTTAGATCGTAGCGGTTCATCAGCTCTGCCAACGCTTCCCCGTGCTCCTTATATAAAGAATAAATTTCCAAATGGTAAGAAGAGGTTTCCGGATTATTCACCGAGCCTCCCGCCAAAAAGGCACCACGTAAATAGGCACGGCGTTCATTTTCTTTCGGTATGATTGATTTGGCGATTGTATGATTAAACTCGAAGGAATTAGAGACAATTTCTAAATCCGCAAGAATTTCCCGCGCGCCTTCCCGGACACGGCATATATATACATTATTCTTTTTAAGACGCATCTTTTTCCGAACGAGCAGCTCGACATTATATGGATAAAGTCTTTTTACAATTGTATAAAGCCGACGTGCGATTGCCGCATTTTCTGTTTGTACGTCCAAGCTTATTTGACGATTTGCAAAACTCAATGAACCGTTCATCCGTATTAGGGCAGATACTTCAGCCTTTAAACTGCTATCACCGGCTTCTACCTGCGTCAGTTCTTTCTTTGTTTCAGATGCAAATGACATGG
This genomic window contains:
- a CDS encoding aspartate aminotransferase family protein, which produces MSQYVEYNWKANDEKHVWHSMKPYNPEATFIVERAEGAWLTDIDGNKYLDAMAGLWCTNIGYGRKEIADTAYEQMLKNSYTPLTNGHTPAILLSQKISELLGDEYVVFYSNSGSEANEVAFKVARQYHQQKGDTNRYKIISRYRAYHGSSMGALAATGQAQRKYKYEPLAPGFLHVAPPDQYRNPEEAVNGDATTLPSVKNIDQVMTWEMSETIAAVIMEPIITGGGVIMPNEDYLKGVKEVCEKHGALLIVDEVINGFGRTGTAFGFQNYGIKPDIVTMAKGLTSAYMPLSATAIRREIYEQFVANGEYEFFRHINTFGGSPVACAVALKNIEIMERENLFEQSVVLGESLKRTLKENLEEHPFVGDIRGKGLLIGIELVENKETKTPLDVERVNAVIAYCKKKGVIIGKNGVTVANFNNVLTLSPPLSISLEEKDLIANTVIEAVNSIK
- a CDS encoding PucR family transcriptional regulator codes for the protein MLTVKEVLNRKYFESAKVVAGQTGLNHAIKWIHILEVTDVKQLIRGNELILTTGVTLKDNEQGFLNFVKQLSELHVAGLCIELGMYIQTVPESVISLADELDFPLIVFQEIVPFVGITQDLHTAIIHQQYDILRQLEDYSQKINNYVLKVNDKVKILQYMQKYLNVDIYFDVKKGTSLAIPDKKIENCKKYIDRLGAKHKAKIEVNLFDQLYGTVYIYSEKREMTELDLLILDRTVVTLSQFILRDLYIEEKLESENRKFFEKWLEGENSDDELLYFIEEIDQKLKHNGWMVMIHQLRRKNAKKDLTNYKINLRQALQKEGFYTFIVEQSQYLIFIVNDLAQGATYKERMNRVVNEVIQQNKQDMLIAVGKYVSHYNELKESYQTAQETLQIRMKHMEHSYFYDELVLYHMVKVLQNNNSLMQAAKEKIEKLSHYDSKHNANLIQTLDVFFQCNGLKKETAEKLFIVRQTLYHRLEKVEQIIGNDFMKYENRLCLEIMLLMTKHNYYEGVKV
- a CDS encoding HPr family phosphocarrier protein — translated: MIEKQVEVKLKSGLQARQAALFVQEANRYKADVYLQKDTKKVNAKSIMGIMSLAVAKGTVVTLWADGHDEEKAINALQLLIEKAD
- a CDS encoding Parvovirus coat protein VP1-like protein; translation: MRRPAMGFCFPGYRYCGPGCTGPGAPTNAVDNCCLNHDACYAYGYDKRYCDAIFQQCLNQYKNPSTKMGRDANLFSRAIRLKNFLI
- the whiA gene encoding DNA-binding protein WhiA, translating into MSFASETKKELTQVEAGDSSLKAEVSALIRMNGSLSFANRQISLDVQTENAAIARRLYTIVKRLYPYNVELLVRKKMRLKKNNVYICRVREGAREILADLEIVSNSFEFNHTIAKSIIPKENERRAYLRGAFLAGGSVNNPETSSYHLEIYSLYKEHGEALAELMNRYDLNAKTIERKKGFVTYLKEAEKISDFMNLVGAVQAMLKFEDVRIIRDMRNSVNRIVNCETANLNKTIGAALRQVENIRYIDNAMGLDQLPEKLREIARLRVEYQDVTLKELGEMVSTGVVSKSGVNHRLRKIDEIADALRRGENI
- a CDS encoding basic amino acid ABC transporter substrate-binding protein, encoding MLKTKKLLTTMLLMALTIILAACGAADDETSGSATSGEGGGKKLLVGTEATFAPFESMNDKGEIVGIDVDIMNAIGEEIGSEIEFRNVGWEPVFQQITNGELDLGASGITITDERKETYDFTDPYYEASLMIVVKEDSTIETLDELKDQKISVQINTTGHIAAQNLQGKSSSKILAYENQPVAFQEVINGATVAAFGDNAVVIEYLKNNPNSGLKAIESDQFEKEYYGFMVKKGNKELVDRLNEGLAKIKENGKLEEITGQKID
- a CDS encoding amino acid ABC transporter permease; amino-acid sequence: MDFFDFFRWDIIWNYRELYAKGLWATIVLTACGYIGGIIFGLVLGLGQVSTKKWIYWPAKIYVDVFRGTPMLVQLLLIHLAVIPTIFGTSQGWWVSGIVGLILNSAAYNAEIFRAGIQSIDKGQMEAARSLGLTQGQAMRKVILPQAFRRMIPPLGNEFIALLKDSSLVTVIAGAEILYVSKVVAGTYQRFWEPYLFAAFLYLVLTYAVTKLIAFIEKRVDINYNPRKKKERA
- a CDS encoding amino acid ABC transporter ATP-binding protein, with amino-acid sequence MIKVENLHKHFGKLEVLKGIDYEVREKEVVCVIGPSGSGKSTFLRCMNLLEEVTDGAIYIEGTKINDPKTNINEIRTEVGMVFQQFNLFPHMSVIDNITMAPMQIRQLNKAVAEKLALELLDKVGLREKAYNYPQQLSGGQQQRVAIARALAMKPKVMLFDEPTSALDPEMVKEVLEVMKNLAKEGMTMVVVTHEMGFAREVGDRVLFMDGGYIVEQGHPDEVFGNPQNERTKAFLGKVL
- a CDS encoding basic amino acid ABC transporter substrate-binding protein, which gives rise to MSTRKLFKWAAPLAAASMILTACGADESSSTGDKEYKKIVAGTEATYAPFEYLDDKGNVVGLDSEILAAIGEEMGIETEVKNVGWDSMMSQVTTGEVDMGAAAITITDERKESYDFTDPYYEATLLIVTKEGSTVASLEDIKDKKIAVQINTTGHIAAQELQGVASSKILAYENFSVALTEVLTGAADAAIGDNAVILDYLENNPDSGLKAVEDTSFEKDYFGFMVKKGNKELLDILNEGLQKIKDNGKLAEITGTEIE
- the clpP gene encoding ATP-dependent Clp endopeptidase proteolytic subunit ClpP, whose translation is MNLIPTVIEQTNRGERAYDIYSRLLKDRIILLGSGIDDNVANSIVAQLLFLEAEDPDKDIYLYINSPGGSITSGMAIYDTMNFIKPDVSTICIGMAASMGAFLLSAGAKGKRVALPNAEVMIHQPLGGAQGQATEIEIAAKRILHLREKLNRIMAENSGQDYETLARDTDRDNFMSAQQALEYGLIDKIYERNQLK
- a CDS encoding Zn-dependent hydrolase, translated to MLKTNRERLQNTIDLFSKFGATENNGVTRLSLSPEDILARNKFKEICEQLGMVVTVDDMGTMYATLPSNSDNLPIVIGSHLDSVIKGGRFDGVLGVLTALEAVQTIIDEKLELNHPITIVNFTNEEGARFEPSLMASGVLSGKFEKEKMLASTDREGVTFEQALKESGYEGDVANRLTEAHAYLELHIEQGPVLEHYKKEIGVVEGVLGMVCYDITLTGESNHAGTTPISMRKDSMFAAMQIISILQNKLKQLPEDLVYTIGRINAYPNIHTVIPSNVTFSLESRHQDPAVIQQVEQIISDLPKEIENCELSYEKLWSRDTVYFAPEVVHAVAASTEELGYSRHHMFSGAGHDAQFIAGYIPSTMIFVPSEKGYSHREDEYTSYEECSKGADVLLNAVLKVAESSVSPVKSASVK